From the genome of Gemmatimonas phototrophica, one region includes:
- a CDS encoding S9 family peptidase, with the protein MSVRKSSLVVSPLVLSLLAAQWLGAQGAAGKRPMTFLDQQYLKNAGSPAVSPDGKQLLYTISTPDWKEATSQSDIWVSPTDRGVAGTRQLTFTTAKNEGAPRWAPKGGWFAFTSNREAPAANGGQQQLFAMRADGGEARRVTNAREGVSNYAFTKDGQWLVYRSGKNGEEQLYAVAVAAIEKGTPLDSLTATPLTKHPTGVGEWIAAPDSRRIYFLSADTTDTDEKLRREKKFTVNVRNAGTPTVSLWAVELSGPSYPMSRLTRDPNMAVTDFTISPDGRYVGFNAVPNDRYKRNITEEGIYADVFLLDTQGNAVERLTTNDETSESGLSFSPDSRTIAFSASDDMTKYNMKNRRVYVRDVAAKGGAFRKIGDWDGDHSVGFWSADGKTIYFNTGFKATTQLFALDVASGKVKPVTNVQGVVNVSQDQDTKRLLLNYQDPTSPGAIYTVSSMLDLPKKAAWVQLTDANPWVREQIALGEETEVTWTSKDGKPVGGVLVKPVGYQPGKKYPLLVAIHGGPAAADLLGFNGGYGAQAYAGQGWAVLMPNYRGSTNYGEAHKNGIVGNYFDPGYQDIMTGVDHLIATGLVDSTKMGVLGWSAGGHWSNWILTHTDRFKAISSGAGTSNWISMYAQSDVQRNRQHYLGDKLPYDDFDAYWRQSPIQFIRNAKTPTMIHVVEGDPRVPSPQSVELHMGLKRVGVPTELYMYPGASHGIPDARNRLVKSVSEQAWMDYYVLGKGNKFSWRQVLETLEDSKAEKKVDIKGNNN; encoded by the coding sequence ATGTCGGTTCGGAAGTCCTCGCTGGTGGTCTCGCCCCTCGTGCTGTCCCTGCTTGCTGCGCAGTGGCTCGGCGCGCAGGGTGCCGCGGGCAAGCGCCCCATGACGTTCCTCGATCAGCAGTACCTCAAGAACGCCGGCAGCCCCGCCGTCTCCCCCGACGGCAAGCAGCTGCTGTACACCATCAGCACCCCCGACTGGAAAGAAGCCACCAGCCAGTCGGACATCTGGGTCTCCCCCACCGACCGTGGCGTGGCGGGCACTCGGCAGCTCACCTTTACCACCGCAAAGAACGAAGGCGCCCCCCGCTGGGCCCCCAAGGGAGGCTGGTTCGCCTTTACCAGCAACCGGGAAGCGCCGGCGGCCAATGGCGGGCAGCAGCAGCTGTTTGCCATGCGTGCCGACGGTGGCGAAGCGCGCCGCGTGACCAACGCCCGCGAAGGCGTTTCCAATTACGCCTTTACCAAAGACGGGCAGTGGCTGGTGTACCGCAGCGGCAAGAACGGCGAGGAGCAGCTGTACGCCGTAGCCGTGGCCGCCATTGAGAAGGGCACCCCGCTTGACTCCCTTACGGCCACGCCGCTTACCAAGCACCCCACCGGGGTGGGCGAATGGATCGCGGCCCCCGATTCGCGCCGCATCTATTTCCTCTCGGCCGACACCACTGACACCGACGAAAAGCTGCGCCGCGAGAAGAAGTTCACCGTGAATGTGCGCAACGCCGGCACTCCCACGGTGTCGCTCTGGGCCGTGGAGCTGTCGGGGCCGTCGTACCCTATGTCGCGGCTCACGCGCGACCCCAACATGGCGGTCACCGACTTCACCATCTCCCCCGATGGCCGGTATGTGGGCTTCAATGCGGTGCCCAACGACCGCTACAAGCGCAACATCACCGAAGAGGGGATCTACGCCGACGTCTTCCTGCTGGACACGCAGGGCAACGCCGTTGAGCGGCTCACCACCAACGACGAAACGTCGGAAAGCGGCCTCAGCTTCTCCCCGGACAGCCGTACGATTGCCTTCTCGGCGTCGGACGACATGACGAAGTACAACATGAAGAACCGCCGCGTGTACGTGCGTGACGTGGCCGCCAAGGGCGGGGCGTTCCGCAAGATCGGCGATTGGGATGGCGACCACTCGGTGGGCTTCTGGTCGGCCGACGGCAAGACCATTTACTTCAATACCGGCTTCAAGGCCACGACGCAGCTGTTCGCGCTTGATGTGGCCTCGGGCAAGGTCAAGCCGGTCACCAACGTGCAGGGGGTGGTGAATGTGTCGCAGGACCAGGATACCAAGCGCCTGCTGCTCAACTATCAGGATCCCACGAGCCCGGGGGCCATTTACACGGTGAGCTCCATGCTTGACCTCCCCAAAAAGGCGGCGTGGGTGCAGCTCACCGACGCCAACCCGTGGGTGCGTGAGCAGATCGCGCTCGGCGAAGAGACCGAAGTAACCTGGACCTCAAAGGACGGCAAGCCGGTGGGCGGCGTGCTCGTGAAGCCGGTGGGCTACCAGCCGGGCAAGAAGTATCCGCTGCTGGTCGCCATTCACGGCGGCCCGGCAGCGGCCGATCTGCTGGGCTTCAACGGCGGCTACGGCGCGCAGGCGTACGCAGGGCAGGGGTGGGCGGTGCTCATGCCCAACTACCGCGGCAGCACCAACTACGGCGAAGCGCACAAGAACGGCATCGTGGGCAACTACTTCGATCCGGGCTATCAGGACATCATGACCGGCGTGGACCACCTCATTGCCACCGGCCTGGTGGACAGCACCAAGATGGGCGTGCTGGGGTGGAGCGCTGGTGGTCACTGGAGCAATTGGATTCTCACGCACACCGACCGCTTCAAGGCCATCTCCAGCGGCGCTGGTACCTCCAACTGGATTTCCATGTACGCGCAGTCCGACGTGCAGCGGAACCGCCAGCACTACCTGGGCGACAAGCTGCCGTATGACGACTTTGACGCCTACTGGCGTCAGAGCCCCATCCAGTTCATCCGCAATGCCAAAACGCCCACGATGATTCACGTCGTGGAGGGCGACCCGCGCGTGCCCAGCCCGCAGAGCGTGGAGCTGCACATGGGGCTCAAGCGGGTGGGCGTGCCCACCGAGCTCTACATGTACCCAGGCGCCTCGCACGGTATTCCCGACGCCCGCAACCGCCTCGTAAAGAGCGTATCCGAGCAGGCCTGGATGGACTACTACGTGCTCGGCAAGGGGAACAAGTTCTCCTGGCGCCAGGTGCTGGAGACGCTGGAGGACTCGAAGGCGGAGAAGAAGGTGGATATCAAGGGGAATAACAACTGA
- a CDS encoding ATP-grasp domain-containing protein, translating into MPIEPRIGLLVGREWSFPPAFIDAVSRRQSGVTADYIKLDATRMQQPVPYTLIIDRISHEVGFYRTFLKHAARMGVTVVNNPFMWSADDKFYDATMAMQLGVAHPKTMVLPNKDYIPGISHSESLRNLSYPLNWAGVAEHIGFPCVLKDAHGGGWRDVYICHSMEELLAAYNSSGLLTMVVQEFIKWDAYVRCMVLGRDKVLPMPYDPGQRKYIPDPGYLGKELEDRCVRDALTLCRGLGYDMNTVEFAVKDGIPYAIDFMNPAPDMDINSLTPSYFEWVVEHMADLAITLATAPRPEVPTGPIISAPPVLTK; encoded by the coding sequence GTGCCCATCGAACCACGCATTGGATTGCTTGTCGGGCGGGAATGGTCCTTCCCCCCCGCATTTATCGACGCCGTCAGCCGCCGCCAGTCGGGGGTCACCGCCGACTACATCAAGCTGGATGCCACACGCATGCAGCAACCCGTGCCGTACACCCTCATCATTGACCGCATCAGTCATGAGGTGGGCTTCTACCGCACCTTCCTCAAGCATGCGGCACGCATGGGCGTCACGGTCGTCAACAACCCGTTCATGTGGTCGGCCGACGACAAGTTCTACGACGCCACCATGGCCATGCAGCTCGGCGTAGCGCACCCCAAAACGATGGTCCTCCCCAACAAGGACTACATCCCGGGGATCTCGCACTCCGAATCGCTGCGCAACCTCTCCTACCCGCTCAACTGGGCCGGCGTCGCAGAACACATCGGCTTCCCCTGCGTACTGAAAGACGCCCATGGCGGCGGCTGGCGCGACGTCTACATCTGCCACTCCATGGAGGAGCTGCTGGCCGCCTACAACAGCAGCGGCCTGCTCACCATGGTCGTGCAGGAGTTCATCAAGTGGGACGCCTACGTCCGCTGCATGGTGCTGGGACGCGACAAAGTCCTCCCCATGCCCTACGACCCGGGGCAGCGGAAGTACATCCCGGACCCCGGGTATCTCGGCAAGGAGCTCGAGGATCGTTGCGTCCGTGACGCGCTGACCCTCTGCCGCGGACTGGGCTACGACATGAACACCGTAGAGTTCGCGGTGAAAGACGGCATTCCCTACGCCATCGACTTCATGAACCCGGCCCCGGACATGGACATCAACTCCCTCACCCCCAGCTATTTCGAGTGGGTGGTGGAGCACATGGCCGACCTGGCTATCACGCTGGCCACCGCGCCCCGCCCCGAGGTCCCCACGGGCCCCATTATCTCGGCACCGCCAGTCCTCACAAAGTAG
- a CDS encoding circularly permuted type 2 ATP-grasp protein, with translation MSTDAISRYHDTLQQGTLAADSDAVLTQQLRDQGLFFGDRPLCGVLRPRFLTLDEYRLIGRACGLVGSAFEKVRAAAMADAALRAQFGLTSWEEQVIHADPGFPSASPTSRLDAFYAPGKGDSGLKFTEYNAETPAGAAYNDALSRAFLALPAMQAFTRSHLVLPIPAAAGVIDALLQAYSAWRGTSEKPSVCILDWKEVPTYSEFVLFEKEFQARGIDVFIGDPRDAEYANGQLTVAGKRVTLIYKRVLIDELVTRAGLDSPVVRAVRDGAVCMVNPFRCKLLHKKASLAVLSDERQAPLFTSEERAAVLAHVPWTRVVEARHTQYRDSGGDHTVDLLPFIAERRETMVLKPNDEYGGKGIVLGWTVDDATWQAAIQTALDEPYIVQERVEVPSEPWPAMVNGEVHIGDRMLDTAPFLANGTTVNGCLTRIATDPLLNVTAGGGSNVPTFLVEKR, from the coding sequence ATGTCCACAGACGCCATTTCCCGGTATCACGACACGCTCCAGCAGGGCACGCTGGCAGCCGATTCGGATGCCGTGTTGACACAGCAACTCCGTGATCAGGGGCTCTTCTTCGGAGACCGCCCCCTGTGTGGAGTACTGCGGCCACGCTTTCTGACGCTGGACGAGTACCGGCTCATTGGCCGCGCCTGCGGTCTGGTGGGATCGGCATTCGAAAAGGTGCGGGCGGCCGCCATGGCCGACGCGGCGTTGCGGGCGCAGTTCGGGCTGACAAGCTGGGAAGAGCAGGTGATCCATGCCGATCCCGGCTTCCCGTCGGCCAGCCCTACCTCCCGGCTTGATGCCTTCTATGCCCCGGGGAAAGGCGACAGCGGACTCAAGTTCACGGAGTACAACGCCGAAACGCCGGCCGGCGCCGCCTACAATGACGCGCTGTCCCGCGCCTTTCTGGCGCTGCCGGCCATGCAGGCCTTTACGCGCAGCCATCTGGTGCTCCCCATCCCGGCCGCGGCGGGGGTGATCGACGCGTTGCTGCAAGCCTATTCGGCATGGCGGGGAACGAGCGAAAAACCGTCGGTGTGCATTCTGGATTGGAAGGAAGTCCCCACGTACAGCGAGTTCGTGCTGTTCGAAAAGGAATTCCAGGCCCGCGGGATAGACGTGTTTATTGGCGATCCGCGGGACGCCGAGTACGCCAACGGCCAGCTCACGGTGGCCGGCAAGCGGGTGACGCTCATTTACAAGCGAGTGCTCATCGACGAGCTGGTGACGCGCGCCGGGCTCGATTCTCCGGTGGTGCGGGCTGTCAGAGACGGTGCGGTGTGCATGGTAAACCCGTTTCGCTGCAAGCTCTTACATAAGAAGGCCTCACTTGCTGTGTTAAGTGATGAACGGCAGGCGCCGCTGTTCACCAGCGAGGAGCGGGCGGCCGTCCTGGCGCATGTACCATGGACACGTGTGGTGGAAGCGCGACACACGCAGTATCGCGACAGTGGCGGCGACCATACGGTCGACCTGTTGCCCTTTATCGCCGAGCGTCGGGAAACCATGGTGCTCAAGCCGAACGACGAGTACGGCGGCAAGGGCATTGTGCTGGGCTGGACGGTGGACGACGCCACCTGGCAGGCTGCCATCCAGACAGCCCTTGATGAACCGTATATCGTGCAGGAGCGTGTGGAGGTGCCAAGTGAGCCCTGGCCGGCCATGGTCAATGGCGAGGTGCACATTGGCGACCGCATGCTGGACACGGCCCCGTTCCTCGCGAACGGCACCACCGTGAACGGCTGCCTCACGCGCATTGCCACGGATCCGCTCCTCAACGTCACCGCTGGGGGAGGTTCGAACGTCCCCACTTTCCTTGTAGAGAAGCGTTGA
- a CDS encoding gamma-glutamyl-gamma-aminobutyrate hydrolase family protein, translating into MPSSYRPTIGLTTQTLHSIDGIPPALPSSWVMNQRYFLAATAAGAVPWMIPLLDDDMETLRAIYDRLDGVLIPGGVDINPAEYGEAVRPECGNLDPARDRVELQLVRWAIEEGKPVLGLCRGMQIINVAKGGTMWQDLASQKPSFHKHDFFPTAGFERDHLAHEVDVVPGTRLSHYLDGARCPVNSMHHQGVKTLGQELQVSATADDGLIEAIETMGESFCIGVQWHPEVFEMTDPHTRQLFGGFMAAAVEWSTANAAPRAGVGG; encoded by the coding sequence ATGCCGTCCTCGTATCGCCCGACCATCGGGCTCACCACACAGACGCTGCACTCCATAGACGGCATTCCACCGGCCCTGCCATCGTCGTGGGTCATGAATCAGCGGTACTTTCTGGCGGCTACGGCCGCCGGAGCGGTGCCTTGGATGATCCCGCTGCTCGATGATGATATGGAAACGCTGCGGGCAATCTACGACCGATTGGACGGGGTGCTCATCCCCGGCGGCGTGGATATCAACCCGGCGGAATACGGCGAAGCAGTACGTCCGGAGTGTGGAAATCTCGATCCCGCCCGCGACCGCGTGGAACTGCAATTGGTGCGCTGGGCCATCGAAGAAGGCAAGCCGGTGTTGGGGCTGTGCCGCGGGATGCAGATCATTAACGTGGCGAAGGGCGGTACCATGTGGCAGGACCTGGCATCACAAAAGCCGTCCTTCCACAAGCATGACTTCTTCCCCACGGCCGGCTTCGAGCGCGATCATCTCGCGCACGAAGTGGACGTCGTGCCCGGGACGCGGCTGTCGCATTACCTCGACGGCGCCCGCTGCCCGGTGAACAGCATGCACCACCAGGGCGTGAAAACGCTCGGCCAGGAATTGCAGGTCTCGGCCACCGCCGATGATGGGCTCATTGAAGCCATCGAGACCATGGGTGAGAGTTTTTGCATCGGGGTGCAGTGGCACCCGGAAGTGTTTGAAATGACGGACCCACACACCCGACAGCTGTTTGGCGGCTTCATGGCCGCCGCCGTTGAGTGGTCAACTGCCAACGCTGCGCCCCGTGCGGGCGTGGGGGGATAA
- a CDS encoding carboxylate-amine ligase, translating to MKGPTLTVGIEEEYQIIDPVTRDLSPGFDALVTSAFATEADVKAELHQCQVEIGTKPCATIAELRTELVKLRRLTIKAAGEHGLTIASAGTHPFSNWMNMEMTPKERYLGVKMELQDLAHRLLIFGTHVHVGIEDPEFRIDCLNAARYILPHILCLSTSSPFWFGRNTGLHSYRSIVFKNFPRTGVPRILNGWSDYADLVDTLVKTHSIPDGSKIWWDVRPHHLYPTLEFRCCDVNTKVDEAVCIAAMLQAVVAKMWKLRRDNMTFRVYAADLIEENKWRAVRYGMGGKLIDFGKKEELPTSVLIRELIEWFLDDVLDELGTRKEVEYAFKIMEEGSSAQRQLATYARTGDLRAVVDQLIRETAEGVCDPVLGPPLDSLDQAISAQPSTGPTPTGMPAVRGQSIP from the coding sequence ATGAAGGGACCCACCCTGACGGTTGGTATCGAGGAAGAGTACCAGATCATCGACCCGGTCACCCGTGACCTGTCACCGGGGTTCGACGCGCTGGTGACCTCCGCGTTTGCCACGGAAGCCGACGTAAAGGCCGAACTGCATCAGTGCCAGGTGGAAATTGGCACGAAGCCGTGTGCCACCATTGCCGAGTTGCGCACGGAACTGGTGAAGCTGCGCAGGCTGACCATCAAGGCGGCCGGTGAACACGGGCTGACCATTGCGTCGGCCGGTACGCATCCGTTCTCCAACTGGATGAACATGGAAATGACGCCCAAGGAGCGATACCTCGGCGTCAAGATGGAGCTTCAGGATCTGGCCCATCGCCTGCTCATTTTTGGGACGCATGTGCATGTGGGCATTGAAGATCCGGAATTTCGCATCGACTGCCTGAACGCCGCGCGGTACATCCTGCCTCACATTCTGTGTTTGTCCACATCCTCGCCGTTCTGGTTTGGGCGCAACACGGGCCTGCATTCTTATAGAAGTATTGTCTTCAAAAACTTCCCACGGACCGGGGTGCCACGCATCCTGAACGGGTGGAGTGATTACGCCGATCTGGTGGATACGCTGGTCAAGACGCACAGCATTCCTGACGGCTCCAAGATCTGGTGGGATGTGCGCCCGCACCATCTGTATCCCACGCTGGAGTTCCGTTGCTGCGACGTGAACACCAAGGTGGACGAGGCGGTGTGCATCGCGGCCATGTTGCAGGCCGTGGTGGCCAAGATGTGGAAGCTGCGGCGCGACAACATGACCTTCCGCGTCTACGCCGCCGATCTCATTGAAGAGAACAAGTGGCGCGCCGTGCGCTACGGCATGGGCGGCAAGCTTATCGACTTCGGCAAGAAGGAAGAGTTGCCCACGTCGGTGCTCATCCGTGAGCTCATTGAGTGGTTCCTGGACGACGTGCTCGATGAATTGGGGACGCGCAAAGAAGTGGAGTACGCCTTCAAGATCATGGAGGAGGGCTCCAGTGCGCAGCGCCAATTGGCGACCTATGCCCGCACGGGCGATTTGCGCGCGGTGGTGGACCAGCTCATTCGGGAAACGGCCGAGGGGGTGTGCGACCCGGTGCTGGGGCCGCCGCTGGATTCACTCGATCAGGCCATCTCGGCGCAGCCGTCGACAGGCCCCACCCCCACGGGGATGCCTGCCGTTCGGGGGCAGTCCATCCCGTAA
- a CDS encoding SDR family NAD(P)-dependent oxidoreductase, producing the protein MSISQTPPARPVVVITGASTGIGAALAHRLAPTHSLVLVARRADALRQVAASLPAANTVTITADVTVRNQVDDIVETTLAQFSRLDVWVNNVGRGITRAPSALTDDDLDDMLRINVKSALYGMQAVLPHFQLVGRGHVVNVSSMLGRVPMATFRSAYSASKHFLNALTANMRTEVQETHPDIQFSLVSPGVVRTAFGANALHGGPDSHTLPNSQSAEEVADVIAQVITDRRPDVYSRAGMANTAIQYLSGLAQDP; encoded by the coding sequence ATGTCGATCTCACAAACGCCCCCTGCCCGCCCGGTCGTGGTAATCACCGGCGCCAGCACTGGCATTGGTGCCGCCCTCGCCCACCGGCTCGCCCCCACCCATAGCCTCGTGCTGGTGGCGCGTCGGGCCGACGCCCTTCGGCAGGTGGCGGCCAGCCTGCCCGCCGCGAATACGGTCACCATCACGGCCGACGTCACCGTACGCAATCAGGTGGACGACATTGTGGAGACGACCCTGGCCCAGTTCAGCCGTTTGGACGTGTGGGTGAACAACGTGGGCCGCGGCATTACCCGCGCCCCGTCAGCACTGACCGACGACGACCTCGACGACATGCTTCGCATCAACGTCAAGAGTGCGCTGTACGGCATGCAGGCTGTATTGCCGCACTTTCAGCTGGTAGGGCGCGGACATGTGGTAAACGTCTCTTCCATGCTGGGGCGCGTCCCCATGGCCACTTTCCGGTCGGCGTATAGTGCCTCCAAGCACTTCCTCAACGCGCTCACCGCCAACATGCGCACCGAGGTGCAGGAAACGCACCCTGACATTCAGTTCTCACTCGTGTCTCCCGGCGTGGTGCGCACGGCGTTTGGCGCCAACGCCCTGCACGGTGGTCCGGACTCGCACACGCTGCCCAACTCCCAAAGCGCGGAAGAGGTGGCTGACGTCATTGCCCAGGTCATTACCGATCGCCGACCCGATGTGTACTCCCGGGCCGGCATGGCCAATACGGCCATCCAATATCTGAGCGGGCTGGCGCAGGACCCCTGA
- a CDS encoding HmuY family protein has product MRTSHMLPTLPALCSVLNLRRALRVAFAPVVGMALLTACEGEADPTGPGGQIREPAINEVITSAPLNASSNDTLVYFSFNTGTLVSRTADWDLALRRYEVRLNSPANGGTKNVLGYALANNQNATNAEVLAFTRAGTLAAFDALRDAQIPADSQFVTDRLANSPQAHIVLGGIPVANAAQFWKVRLSNGQFAVMRNARIKFTGFVTDTIYIESRLQTGSTLGPVQTVAVAPGGTTRAISLTTNAVVTPNGCNWDVQFNPDQRQLAITVNTACNVGTFPGTASPTFAAATSASDAPQYAAYLSQLVGPIPNSILDTKAPFRYDLTGQQRLHPAFNTYFAKIDTRVWKFQVIDYYSNTGVAGYPTIRYSRIR; this is encoded by the coding sequence ATGCGTACTTCTCACATGCTTCCGACACTTCCGGCGCTCTGCAGCGTCCTGAATCTTCGCCGCGCCCTGCGCGTGGCCTTCGCTCCCGTAGTTGGGATGGCTCTGCTTACCGCCTGTGAAGGCGAGGCCGATCCCACCGGCCCTGGCGGGCAGATCCGCGAACCGGCCATCAACGAAGTCATCACCTCGGCGCCGCTCAACGCGAGCAGCAACGATACGCTGGTGTACTTCAGCTTCAATACGGGCACACTCGTATCGCGCACGGCCGACTGGGATCTCGCGTTGCGCCGCTACGAAGTGCGGCTCAATTCGCCCGCCAACGGCGGCACGAAGAACGTGTTGGGCTACGCGCTGGCCAACAATCAGAACGCCACCAACGCCGAAGTGCTGGCGTTCACGCGGGCCGGTACGTTGGCGGCGTTTGATGCGCTGCGCGACGCACAGATTCCCGCGGACAGCCAGTTCGTCACCGATCGTCTGGCGAACAGCCCGCAGGCGCACATTGTGTTGGGCGGTATTCCGGTGGCCAATGCCGCGCAGTTCTGGAAGGTGCGCCTGTCCAACGGACAGTTTGCCGTCATGCGCAACGCGCGCATCAAGTTCACCGGCTTTGTCACCGATACGATTTACATCGAGTCGCGATTGCAGACGGGCAGCACCTTGGGGCCGGTACAGACCGTGGCGGTGGCGCCCGGTGGGACCACGCGCGCGATCAGCCTGACTACCAACGCCGTGGTGACACCGAACGGCTGCAACTGGGATGTGCAGTTCAATCCCGACCAGCGTCAGCTGGCCATTACCGTGAACACGGCGTGCAATGTGGGCACGTTCCCCGGTACGGCCTCGCCCACCTTTGCCGCTGCCACGTCGGCCAGTGATGCGCCGCAGTATGCCGCGTATCTGTCACAGCTGGTGGGGCCCATACCCAACTCCATTCTCGACACCAAGGCCCCGTTCCGATACGACCTCACCGGTCAGCAGCGTTTGCATCCGGCATTCAACACGTATTTCGCCAAGATCGATACGCGGGTGTGGAAGTTCCAGGTGATCGACTACTACAGCAACACGGGCGTCGCCGGCTATCCGACGATTCGCTACTCACGCATTCGATAA
- a CDS encoding TonB-dependent receptor: MLFRCAQYALLTCLLLLVPTGVPVLAQAGTGAVQGVVLSRGDGAAVTSAEVRRVGSTMRVRTDDQGRFVITARVGDTLHVRVLGFRERRVPVVNTDAGSILRVMLEPLATVLPVFTTTMGQRVIRASDSPRSVTVLDRKEIDAVAAVSANQLLRQLPGLQELPAPPSKTSISIRGFDDSRVLVLVDGEPVAGSLIESRDIGRLSTIATERIEVTKGPSSVEFGSDALGGVINIVQAAPTKALTVDGLLRQGGLGREEATLGMSQTVGRVGYRLNGGWRQSDRVTGYNAAGSTFNRIFDLRSDVRVALSERWTARLDVQGSQERQRFPLDANFNGFIDNRGAQGFAEVQGPAMGGRLRARAFQQRFVYQYRQSRELLPIRGSADSLEQQERQGRYLLAYSKAAGQHVFDAGVQHSRRTLIAPTKVDGDSAKENITEVFARDSWTVGPVLLTAGARHTSSTLWGSSTNPSVGLAWQTTSALRLRGNVARGFRAPGFKEIRYTFFNPAGGYEIIGNAELRPESSVSGSVGGTWAPSTSASLDVELYRNDVKDLVDWSFRGNNAAGFQQYANVNVAEARTQGLETNARILVLGTELTAGYDFLRARNLLTGLPLTRRASHTARLRVSRSFNLLRGLLGDLSVRYTGGAPLIGIPSGAPITGPFSTEQGVVGQQGALLSMDAQWRLQLTSRAELSLGGNNLLGQRPALWTPAFDRQLFVGLHVRWSGSE, from the coding sequence GTGCTCTTTCGCTGCGCGCAATACGCCCTGCTGACGTGCCTGCTCCTGCTGGTACCGACTGGTGTGCCAGTCCTGGCGCAGGCAGGTACCGGTGCAGTGCAGGGCGTGGTGCTGTCGCGCGGTGATGGAGCGGCCGTTACCTCTGCGGAAGTGCGGCGAGTGGGGAGTACGATGCGGGTCCGCACCGACGACCAGGGGCGGTTCGTCATCACTGCTCGTGTTGGCGATACGTTGCATGTGCGCGTGCTGGGCTTTCGCGAACGTCGGGTGCCGGTGGTGAACACGGACGCCGGCAGCATCCTGCGCGTGATGCTCGAGCCATTGGCCACGGTCCTGCCGGTGTTCACCACCACGATGGGGCAGCGCGTCATTCGCGCCAGCGATTCGCCGCGTAGCGTCACGGTGCTCGACCGCAAAGAGATCGATGCCGTTGCTGCCGTCTCGGCCAATCAACTGTTACGGCAGTTGCCGGGGTTGCAGGAACTCCCCGCACCGCCCAGCAAGACGAGCATTTCCATCCGCGGCTTTGACGACTCGCGCGTGCTCGTGCTGGTGGATGGCGAGCCGGTGGCGGGGTCGCTCATTGAAAGCCGCGACATTGGGCGTTTGAGCACCATTGCCACCGAGCGTATCGAGGTGACCAAGGGCCCAAGCAGTGTGGAGTTTGGCAGTGATGCGCTGGGCGGCGTGATCAACATTGTGCAGGCCGCGCCCACCAAGGCGCTTACGGTAGATGGACTGCTGCGACAGGGCGGTCTTGGTCGTGAAGAAGCCACGCTGGGCATGAGCCAGACCGTGGGACGCGTGGGCTATCGCCTGAATGGCGGCTGGCGGCAGTCGGATCGTGTCACCGGCTACAATGCCGCGGGTTCCACGTTCAACCGCATTTTCGATCTGCGCAGCGACGTGCGCGTAGCGCTCTCCGAGCGCTGGACGGCGCGTCTTGATGTACAGGGATCGCAGGAACGTCAGCGCTTCCCGCTTGATGCGAACTTCAACGGCTTCATTGATAATCGCGGGGCACAGGGCTTTGCCGAAGTGCAGGGGCCGGCCATGGGTGGACGGCTGCGTGCGCGCGCGTTTCAGCAGCGCTTTGTGTATCAGTACCGGCAGTCGCGGGAGCTCCTGCCCATTCGCGGGTCGGCCGATTCGCTGGAGCAGCAGGAACGCCAGGGGCGGTATCTGCTCGCGTACTCCAAGGCGGCGGGCCAGCATGTATTTGATGCCGGCGTGCAGCATTCACGTCGCACGCTCATTGCCCCCACCAAGGTGGATGGTGACAGCGCCAAGGAAAACATTACCGAGGTATTCGCTCGCGATAGCTGGACCGTGGGGCCGGTGCTTCTCACCGCGGGCGCGCGTCACACCTCCAGTACCCTGTGGGGCAGCAGCACCAACCCATCGGTAGGGTTGGCGTGGCAAACCACCTCGGCGTTGCGGTTACGTGGCAATGTGGCGCGCGGCTTTCGTGCTCCCGGGTTCAAGGAAATTCGGTACACATTCTTCAATCCCGCCGGTGGGTACGAGATCATTGGCAACGCCGAATTGCGCCCGGAGAGTTCGGTGAGCGGCAGTGTTGGCGGCACCTGGGCGCCGTCCACGAGTGCATCGCTCGATGTGGAATTGTATCGCAACGACGTGAAGGACCTGGTAGACTGGAGCTTCCGTGGCAACAACGCGGCGGGTTTTCAGCAGTACGCCAATGTGAATGTGGCCGAAGCGCGTACCCAGGGCCTTGAAACCAACGCGCGCATTCTGGTGCTGGGCACCGAACTTACGGCCGGCTACGACTTTCTGCGCGCGCGAAACCTGCTCACGGGTTTGCCACTCACGCGGCGGGCGTCGCATACAGCGCGGCTGCGGGTATCCCGCAGCTTCAACCTGTTGCGTGGTCTGTTGGGCGATCTCTCGGTGCGCTACACCGGCGGCGCGCCGCTCATAGGCATCCCCAGCGGTGCTCCCATTACAGGGCCGTTCTCCACGGAGCAGGGTGTGGTAGGGCAGCAGGGAGCGCTGCTCTCAATGGACGCGCAGTGGCGGCTTCAGCTCACGTCGCGCGCCGAGCTCTCGTTGGGCGGCAACAACCTGCTCGGACAGCGTCCGGCGTTGTGGACGCCGGCGTTTGATCGGCAACTGTTTGTAGGGCTGCACGTGCGGTGGAGCGGGTCGGAGTAG